The stretch of DNA TTATATGGGGACAGAGTAGATAGAAGGCATGGAAATCTTGCCTCTTTCTGATAAGCCCTTGATTTTAATGATGAGAAGCGGCGACACCCCCTATCACCGCAAGCCCGTCCGAATGTCACAAATCGCGTTCCCAGCCCTGTCTCGACCGGTGCTGAACAAAAAAAGGGCACGAATAATCGTGCCCTTGATCAGTTGCTGATTGTTTATGCTTGCGGAGGCGGCGGGATCGGCTCCCGGAACGGCCGCCCGCGCTTGGCCGGCAGGATCTGGCGCTTGGTCCGGCGCTCGAGCTCGGCCTTGAAGGCATCCGAACCCAGGGGCTGGTTCTTCAGCACCGAGGCGGTGAGGAAATCGACTTCTTCCTGGGGAATGCCCTGCATGACTAGTTCGGTGTAGGCCGCTTCGCGCTGGAAGGGCGTGTTGCCCAGGCCCCAGTAGAGCAGGTGGTCGGTGACGAGGGCGTCGCTGCGCGCGCCGGCGTGGTGGGCGTAGCTCGACCACGGATAGTCCAGCGGCGCCGCCACCAGCCCGGCCCGCAGCGGATTGAGTTCGATGTAGCGGCTGCAGACCAGGAAATAATGCTCGGTATCGACCAGCGAGGTGCGGAAGCGCCCTTCGAACAGGCCGCCCGTGCGCGCGTACTTCTGATTGAACCAGGGGACGTAGAAGCGGCCAACCTTCTGCATCATCAGCGCCAGCCCGGACTCGTTGGAAGGCGTGGCCAGCAGGTGGAGGTGGTTCGGCATCAGCACATAGGCGTGGATCGCCACCTCGTAAAAACGCGCCGCTTCCTTCAGCCAGCCGAGGAAGCGCCGATAATCCTCCTCTTCATGGAAGATCGGCTGGCGGTTGTTGCCGCGCTGGATGACGTGGTGCGGCTGGTTCGGGATGACGAGTCGGGGAAGGCGTGCCATGATGTATGCTGAGTCGAGCATGCATTATAGTCCAGAAGCGCGACTCTGTCCCCAATTGATTGCGGGCGCGCTTAAAAAACGTCTGACTCTGTCCCCAATTACTGTCCAGCTGCCGCTGTCAAGAGCGGAAGCGGGTCCACGACGGTGAATGCGCCCGACTGTTCGGCATACTGGCGCAGCGGGAAAACATGGCCCTGGCCGTAGATCACCAAGAGCCGCTCCTGCGGACCCTCCGCCAGCCGCACCAGGTTCGCGAAAATCTTGAGGTTGCGCGCATACCAGGCGCCGACCCAGTTTGCACCTGGATAATCCTTGCCGTTATTGAACATCGCGTAATCAAAATAGGCCCGGTTCATCTTCTCCAGCTTGTCCGGCTGGTTGAAGTGCACATACCAGCGGGTCACCGGTTCGCGGCGCATCATCGCGTTCTCCTCCTGCACCCAGGCCGGATTGGCCATGGCGGCAAAGCGCGCCGGGTGCGCGCCGCCCTCGTTCATGGCCCAGGTCTTGAAGTCATACTCGGCGATCGGCCCCGGCGGCGCATATTTCCAGTCCACCGCATACAGGCGCGGATGACCGAGTCTGGCAGCGATGCGCATGCCGAGCTGGTCCGTCTCTCCGCGGGCCAGCTGGTAGCTGCCCTGGCGGTAGCCGGCGTAGCGTTCGTCCAGCGCGGCCTGCTCGGCCA from Massilia varians encodes:
- a CDS encoding DUF5694 domain-containing protein; translated protein: MSRYRLSAMSALSLCLLAGGPAVAHAQSTELLRERAPAQRPQIMFVASTHLANHGRDLVNTSVPDVLEPQRQNEIAALAEALARFRPTKVAVEVQLAEQAALDERYAGYRQGSYQLARGETDQLGMRIAARLGHPRLYAVDWKYAPPGPIAEYDFKTWAMNEGGAHPARFAAMANPAWVQEENAMMRREPVTRWYVHFNQPDKLEKMNRAYFDYAMFNNGKDYPGANWVGAWYARNLKIFANLVRLAEGPQERLLVIYGQGHVFPLRQYAEQSGAFTVVDPLPLLTAAAGQ
- a CDS encoding transposase — protein: MARLPRLVIPNQPHHVIQRGNNRQPIFHEEEDYRRFLGWLKEAARFYEVAIHAYVLMPNHLHLLATPSNESGLALMMQKVGRFYVPWFNQKYARTGGLFEGRFRTSLVDTEHYFLVCSRYIELNPLRAGLVAAPLDYPWSSYAHHAGARSDALVTDHLLYWGLGNTPFQREAAYTELVMQGIPQEEVDFLTASVLKNQPLGSDAFKAELERRTKRQILPAKRGRPFREPIPPPPQA